A genomic region of Thunnus maccoyii chromosome 13, fThuMac1.1, whole genome shotgun sequence contains the following coding sequences:
- the med31 gene encoding mediator of RNA polymerase II transcription subunit 31: protein METDEQARNRFQSELEFVQCLANPNYLNFLAQRGFLRERPFINYLKYLLYWKEPEYAKFLKYPHCLHMLELLQYEHFRKELVNAQCAKFIDEQQLLHWQHYSRKRTRLQQALAEQQQPQQQPPPHGNAAAK, encoded by the exons ATGGAAACAG ACGAGCAGGCCAGGAACCGTTTCCAGTCTGAGCTGGAGTTCGTCCAGTGTTTGGCGAACCCCAACTACCTGAACT TTTTGGCTCAGAGAGGTTTCCTGAGGGAGAGACCCTTCATTAACTACCTCAAGTACCTGCTGTACTGGAAGGAGCCAGAATACGCCAAGTTCCTCAA GTATCCTCACTGCCTGCACatgctggagctgctgcagtACGAACACTTCAGGAAGGAGCTGGTCAACGCTCAGTGCGCCAAGTTCATCGACGAGCAGCAGCTGCTTCACTGGCAGCACTACTCCAGGAAACGCACCCGGCTGCAGCAGGCGCTGgccgagcagcagcagccgcagcagcagccgccGCCGCACGGGAACGCCGCCGCCAAGTGA